CCAAAGTCATGTTCAGGTCTGTGAATGTCCTTCGGAGGGGTCTATCCACACCACTCTTAACGTAGCCATCCACGATCTCAATGTAACCATGCTCATATCTGGCCCCATATCTGGCCTCTGCACTGGCAAGCACCGTCAGTAGGGTGTCTGTGGGTAGGAAGTGCTCCTCAAACCGCCTACCACACGGAGCCCGGATGGCAAGGAGTAAGCTCAAAGGCCCAGGAGTGCCAGGGGAGAATACTGGTGGGCTTTCTGCCTCTGGGGTTGTGGCCATCACGCTGAGGTCCGGAGGGTTGTGAGTGGGGCAGACCTTGCAAAGCACCTCTGACACGTTGCCTATCTCCGGGTTGCTCCGGGATTCTGCTCGGGTCCTCACTGAGGACAGCTGATGCTCCCCGTGCCCTTGCCGAGCCTGGATAATGAGGCTGTCGGACAGACTGAGCTTGGATGTCTTCTCCTCCATGCCCCTCAAAGAGACACCCTCCTCTGATGGCTTCTTCTCAATAGAGGGGAGGGGCTTGTATTTGTTCcaagggaagggaagagagggtacCTCGGGAACAGTATGTAGGTAGTCTGGGTCTTGTTTCACGCTCAGCTGGCTGCTCTGCCTGAAGCGGGAGCGGAGGCAACGATCTGACCTGTCGTAGCCCATTGAAGGAGGCTTCGGGATCAGTGGTGTGTTGTGGAAGCTTTCAGCCACATCCATGTTTGGCGTGTGGCTCAGGTTGGGTCGACTACGCCCTTTCGAGGACTTTGGCCTGGTCAAATGCATTCTTCTCCACAGCAGTCAAATGTTTTAGATGTGACTCAACTCTAAAAGATGGGAGATAGTTAAGAGAGAACTGAAATATAAATATAATAGCTATTCTGTGACATTCTCTGTCATCATAGTCACAATGTGAATGGCATTCTTGCTGAGAGCCACTGGGTGTACAGGCTTTTGTTACATCCCTGCTGAaagttttgttactgtctgctcATCAGGGTTGGCGCAAAAGTCTTCATGCCCAGTAGCTGTTAAGGAGGAGACTGGCCACCCTTTTTGAGAGCACTGGCCAGCTTGAAAGTTTACTAATCTTGACATGCCAATCACAGAAAATGTCTTCCATTTGATTTCCTTGTTGACCAGTTAACGTTACCAAATTAACGTTAGGTAACTAAGCTGTCCGATCCAAGTAGGTAACAAAGAGGGGACATACTTGCCACTAGAATTACAGATAGTGCACGATAAGAATACTAACAAACATATGCAGCATACCTTGCATTTCAGCTGATAGATCAGTCTCTTTTTTTGCTTGTCAACACTCGAGGGAAGTTTTCAAGCTTTTTCAGCCGGCAGCGTAACTCAAGTTACCGATACAGCGATAGTTACCTTGACAACGCTGCTTGCCTCACACATCAACAAAGCTGCCCCCTGGTGCAAATCAAGGAGCGTGCAGCATCAGTCGTATCTATTCCATTTCTAATCACACTGCTCCAGACTAGGGTTGCAAGATTTCAGGAACTTTCAATCAATTCCCTGGTTTTTCGTAAATCCTGATTAGAGGATCCTGATTCCGGATTTCCtgtttattccctcctgattcaggGAATCCTCCAACTGAGACTTTGGGAATACCagagaatttattgaaagttcctgtAATTTTACTCCAGAGATGTTTTACATTATGCAAACTGTATTTGAAACATTGCACCAGATTTAACGCTAATATCCATATTCATTCTTAGGTTATATAACACCATGACACAATTATGAAGAAACATAAATCATTGCAGAAATAGAACAAAGACAAAGTCTAGACTTATCAGGTGTCAGTGTTTAATTTATCATTTCATTCATAGTCAACAGAAAAAATGCAAAACTGTAAGATTAAGTGGTACATATTTTAAACGataaacaaggcaacagtaaacatgtcatccCCACGAATGATGCAGCCCCCCGGCCAATCAGTGTAACTTTGTAAATGACCGATTTCTAAAGCAAAACAAAACGTCCaccagcctatcagagctcttgcagcatgaactgacatgttgtccacccaatcaaaggatcagagaattaatctggtactgaaagcataaactacagctagcactgcagtgtgtACAATGGGGTGAGTAGTtaactcagagagagaaagacaatagttggaaCAGTTTTGAACACATTAAGaggaagcaagagagaaatagagattgTTCCTTTTccccactttcagtttcacttacttagcaaatgcagctggctagtttagcctactgaaacaccctgctcaaacagagtgatgctatgttagctagctggctatgactttccaaccTAACACACGGAACTCCTCCAAGTAGTTTTTTCTCCAAGGTTTTTCCAATGTAAGCTTTTggtattactaatttattgccaccggggcctcgttgatgtaactgcttactgaccgTACACTGTAGCGTTACTGCATGACTCTAGCTGGTTTACTAACTCGTTAGTTCTATTATCTATGCAGACTAtgacattactttagctaatatggtgacaatgatgtaggctgtgtgtagcggtttggcttggaaaggttttttccgcctggtcacatacagctgatgtgttgtgcattgaagtccacaacaaagggaagaggtgagaggaggagagatgcgagaaggaatacaacgtggctgtttTGAAAGTGAACGGTGTTTACGCattatcaggggtgtattcattcagccaattctgttgaaaacgtttcttaaatggaagcaaatggaacaaacagggataaacatacctgaatttgtccaatagaaactcttgtttgcaactgttggactaattatGACACCCtatgtctctcgacctgtgtgcacctacgttgtaaactttcattcataggctaggttgtagcaacctcatgatggtatagggaaaatttgagtatcatgtagtagtctaaacctatcgctgttacattgaactaggtgaatggaatatgaattagagtcatccaatatgctgtaatagaaatatggCCATGCTCATGGAAAAAAACTTGTCTATATTTAGATAAGTTGCATGTAGGcctctcttctgtcattatatgttgccctagGACACTAAGGGTGAGttggtaaattcactctggctatctactaaGATTTCAGAGCACTACTCTGAGTATGCCTGCAtgcagaataactgattaatTTAAGAATGTACAACTTCCGTTGAATATGATCGGTCTCTTCCAAATAAAGATtacagttttgaaactgcagtaaaagcaTAGTAACTAgttgactgtggtattttggatgcagtaattGCACAATAACTGCAGATacactgcagttatactgcattgTAAGTGCAGATACACTGCACTGTAACTGCAGATGCACTGcagttataaaaaaaaatggttattttggatgcagtattCGCAACATACTGCAGTTATGcagcaatctttttttgtaaggggtGTCAGTAAACAAAAAgttattaaattgttgccagcaacacagttagtcaccaatgctctagataacatgaaaacagcctaaccagctctgctagggcgagtaaaatggtcagagtgaggtgttgtcatttgtgtctggaagtagctagccaactttagccagttagcttgggtgccgttgtgaggtcagaatgctCGGATCGACCCTACTTCTCGGCCAGTGTTCAGTGTGCACTCTGAATGCTCCGAGagagaaacgctctgaatttgTGAACCAActatctgacaatgctctgaatttaagatcgcccagagcgcactctggcactaccagtgaatttacgaacacaccctaaataaacccttgctcaccagaattGTATAAATGATTGCTTAAATTTAGTTGACAACGGTAAAGTTCTCCctgtcatctctgcttctttcACAGAGCaaagacatttagagacttggGAGAAAATGCAACAAAAGAAATAGGAAAGATTTTCTGTGCAGaatgtccaaatgacatcagtttaaccggttgtaaggaaatagaaagctgtgaaaacaacccaacatgtttctgataagatttacATTCGACTTAGAtgtatattttatgtggttgaaatactatcagcttttatgacgctgataaagatagcacctcTACAGACTGCACatttgcattctctcaagatgctgaactaaatcaatcatatttctccactcctgttcccgaaTCAAAGTGTACACTTTATGTATCAGTTTACttcaagaaatgcttaattctgcaggagttaatattaagacTACGTGaaaggttatagacctacagtcagtctccagatttcagtttccatttaacccatctgaacaatGGGCTGCAGTTCTTTCGTCACGCCATCTGGATAAtaagtgtaattttgtaaatgcctGATTTTTATGGCAAGACACATCATTCCACAAAATTGCTGTCAATTTGTCAAAATTGGGCCAGTGCGGTCCGAGATCTCACGTGTGATGAACGAACGTATGTACGTACTAACGGacagagacagatccacagtcccATCCCCAATTTCATTGTGTTGCATTTGCAATGAAATCATACTGTTTCCGTAATACAAAACCTACTTTGAGCGATAAAAACTGATGCATACTTAAATTAAGGAGAGACTTAAATGCAAAAAGATGTGTTGCACAAAACAGCACTGAATGCCATAGAAATCCCATTACACAATTCTAATTAGAAATAAATATATGGGTAATGCTGCCTTATTACATAATAATGTAATGTACATACAGTAATACACCCATCTCTATACACCAGAAATTGTCACCAAGAAACAATAAAGGAGCAGCACGGCTTGCCAGCATTGATGTGCTGGTTGGACTACGAGGCCGACAGTAGCCTGGTGGTCTCAGATCTATttatgctgtcttgccaactcttaTAAACAATTCCATTGGAGTTGGcaagatgacacacacacagatctgggaccaccAGGCAACCACTACTACAGTACTTCCTGCCTACTAGGGCAAGTCCAGTATATTGTTCTGGGCATAGAGGTTCTCTGTCACTTGGTACACCTCAGAGATGAGCGGCAGGGCATCCCCTAGCATGGCCACTACCTGCTCTGGGGTACCTACATTCATCACATCAAAGAACGTAGCACGCCCTGGGAGAGCCCAGAAAGCTGTACCGGCAGCCTTGCGGATGATCCATGCATGGTGTTGGGAGAGGGACTCATTATAGGCTTCAGAGCACATGACAGAGGTCTTGCTTTCCTCAGTGCTGGTGCGCAGCCGTTCGAGAAAGAGCTCCAACCAGCGCAGGGCACGGTGCAGCCTCAGAAGGGTGCGGCAGCCGGACTCGGGGAAGCTGGCTCTCTTAgtcagatccaccagttggttgTCCAGTTCGTATTTGACCATAGACTGGACGGTGACGTAGTGGGCCCCATTCTCACCGTTCAGATGGTTGATCAGGATTTGGATCTTGTTGACAGCATCCTTGGCGATGAAGGAGAACACACTCCCCAGGCTGTTCATGAATCTGGATACAAAGGACAATAAACACATTTAATACAACATAAAACCTTTTTTATTGGAAGAGTCTTCAAATATTTCATTATGCTAAATGGCTCTATATTGAGACAACCAGAATCATTTCAGGGGCTGACATCAAGGAATCATTAAGATCAGTACTGGGATTTTGTATTTGTGTTGCTATCggtaaataaaaaaatctcaGTGCAGGCTCAACTTGCCCGGGTTGGCTGACATCACGAAAATGATGCGTGCGCATTGATGTGGCATGCGTTCTTATGATTCTGAACGGTCAGATAGCAAGCATCAATGACAAAAAGCTGCCATGTGGGAAATCGTAGATGGCTCGTTTCAGCTCGTAGcttgttattgataccatgtcttgttttgactgatgtcatgtATATGCCAATATGGCTCAAATTTGCTAGCtcgctaaccaacaactgtaaagaTATATTTGAGAAACAACTGCTCATGGTCAAAAtgtttgttttcaataaacatttggagactAAATACAGTTTACATGTTATCAACAGTCTATGCCAACCCCGTCTGTTACAACCAACCTGTCTATAAATACCATACATTGTCTGTCTTTCACTTAAACAATGGTGAGGATCCAGAAAGATCAGTTTTAGGCTAATGGAATTCTTTGCAGTTTGGTTGTTttgtctttttttaaattaacaTGCACAATGGTGCAATCTCAGAGCAGGCTCAACTTGTGCGACTACTCCCTTCACTTGCCCCAGGCAATAGGGCAACACTTAAAGCTAGagtccttagttgctacatccattttttttttttataattcatttacgatatatacccattgattcttgaagaatataacttataaatgcccccTGAgttttagttcaactgttgtacccccaTCAGAACCTAAACATGAGCTAGTTTTACTttatttgtaaacaatgtaaacaaacactaactATAGGCCCAAAACATAgttcaaactataattttgatatcagggatggtcagtccttgcataaaTAGCTCTTTCTACGAATTTGATTGTGGTAAAACAAAGGTGGGataacgctttgttattgtttcaactaagGATTCTAACTTTAATGTTAATCCCTGTAATGTACATAGCATATTTATTTTTAGTACATATAACTAGATTATGTGCACACAATGATTTGCCAGCCGTTTGTTTAATGTTAGCCCAGGGCTACCTAGTTAGCTAAGAATCTAGGCTAGCATAGATTCAAACGACTTACCTTACAAGACCAAGCCATCCTGCTACATAATGTTCGAGGTATACTTCTTTGTTTTCAGATAGGCATGACTTAAAAGTGTCAAGAACCTCTTGTAAAGTGAATTTCGGGTCCTCTACTGCTACAGAATCGGCCATGGCTACACGGAAGTACTCTACGTCGAAAAATGATATGAATGAGTGCAGCAATTCTACAATATTGTTTACTTGCCAATAGAGATCTTCATATGAATGTTTTATATTCAACCTGTGGGCAtccttaataacctgttattattAGAATTTCTAACAAATTAACTGCATTCTGATATTGTACTTGCAAACTCTGTCCTCCCACCGAAgtactagctaggtttccactAGCTTCTAGCaacaaagtcagattccacagccacaaaatAGCAAAAATTGCAATAACAAAAAACTATGTAtacggttagcagtgtggttaggtttaaaatcatattttaaaaagagaaattgtagaaatgggcGGGGTTTATGAAACTATTGAAGACCAAAACACTGCGAACGGCCCTGCGCAGGTCCGAAGTTCGTGAATACTGCAGTGCAGTTGCACATCCTCGTTGGTGGCGATAATGATGGGTGAAGCGGGTTGGAACAAACACCATAAACACAGATAAGCTCATGAGACCATCTTTGGTATAAgggccactgctagctagcaacAACACACGGTGCTAACCCATCTTTCTAAAACAAAACTGCTTCTTGCCGCCATCTAGCGAGCTAAATCATTTGTTTAAAGGGAAGGCTTTGTCCATCATAATTTAGCCGCTAGGGTTAACTACTAGCTGGCAAATCAGTCTACAttagttagctagtcagctacttTCCGACCCATTCTTGTTTGAAAACCCAGCCAGGATGCCTAAGATAAGTGACACCACTGGGCAAATCGACAATtcttcaaaatacagaaatatagctagctacgAACTTTTGAGCACGTTGTTTACCGCCAGATTAGCTAACTCTCCTATAGCCTGTGATTCCACCAGAGTTTCTAAACCGCCTTTGATTTCACACTCATTCGAAAGAGATATCTGCTAGAAAACAGATAATATTTTATATTGACTAGATACTCTAGTGGCCGCTCTCTACTTCTTAGCTGAGCTtcaacggcggttggcatccaataaaatgttgcattaccgccacctgctagactggagtacaactcccttatactttgaATTAAAAAATAAGtcaataccctaccatctaacactactcacaaaaaatacaaaattacaccaccctactccactatttaaatctatttagtcctacctcaggccaacaacctgaaaggatgggacaccaccacttaacacaTTCTGTAACAATTCTGATGTCAAGTCTCACATGACCAAATACCTCCCGGCAGCTCCCACCACAACCTCAATGTTCTACGACTAATGTTCCATccttgcagtacagttgataaccattgctataaatgcaaaaaatccaatcttactgaaacatacactaccgttcaaaagtttagggtcacttagaaatgtccttgtttttgaaagaaaggcaCATTGTTGTCCatcaaaataacatcaaattgatcagaaatagagtgtatatacattgttaatgttgtaaattactattgtagctggaaactgcagattttttatggaatatctacatttgtatttatttcacctttatttaaccaggtaagctagttgagaacaagttctcatttacaactgtgacctggccaagataaagcaaagcagtgcgacacaaacaacaacacagagttacacatggaataaacaatcgtacagtcaataacacaataggaaaaaaaagaaagtctatatacagtgtgtgcaaatggcgtgaggaggtaaggcaataaataggccatagtagcaaagtaattacaatttagcaaatgaacactggggtgatagatgagcagatggtgatgtgtaagtagaaatactggtgtgcaaaataacagaaaagtaaataaaaacaatatggggatgaggtaggtagattgggtgggctatttacagatgggctatgtacagctgcagtgatcggttagctgctcagatagctgtttaaagttagtgagggaaatataagtctccagcttcagcgatttttgcaattccttccagtcattggcattagagaactggaaggaaaggcggctggctttggggatgaccagtgagatatacctgctggagcgcctgctacaggtgggtgttgttatcacgaccagtgagctgagataaggcggagctttacctagcatagacttatagatgacctggagccagtgggtttggcgacaaatatgtagcgagggccagccgactagagcatacaggtcgcagtggtgggtggtataaggggctttggtgacaaaacagatggcattgtgatagactgcatccagtttgctgagtagagtattggaagttattttgtaaatgacgtcgccgaagtcgaggatcggtaggatagtcagttttacgagggtatgtttggcggcgtgagtgaaggaggctttgttgcgaaataggaagccgattctagatttgattttggactggagatgtttaatatgagtctggaagaagagtttacagtctagccagacacctaggtatttgtagttgtccacatattctaagtcggaaccgtccagggtagt
The DNA window shown above is from Salmo salar chromosome ssa13, Ssal_v3.1, whole genome shotgun sequence and carries:
- the ubxn10 gene encoding UBX domain-containing protein 10, which gives rise to MHLTRPKSSKGRSRPNLSHTPNMDVAESFHNTPLIPKPPSMGYDRSDRCLRSRFRQSSQLSVKQDPDYLHTVPEVPSLPFPWNKYKPLPSIEKKPSEEGVSLRGMEEKTSKLSLSDSLIIQARQGHGEHQLSSVRTRAESRSNPEIGNVSEVLCKVCPTHNPPDLSVMATTPEAESPPVFSPGTPGPLSLLLAIRAPCGRRFEEHFLPTDTLLTVLASAEARYGARYEHGYIEIVDGYVKSGVDRPLRRTFTDLNMTLAQCGILNRSVLCIFQEDMDSA
- the LOC106567139 gene encoding ceramide-1-phosphate transfer protein; its protein translation is MADSVAVEDPKFTLQEVLDTFKSCLSENKEVYLEHYVAGWLGLVRFMNSLGSVFSFIAKDAVNKIQILINHLNGENGAHYVTVQSMVKYELDNQLVDLTKRASFPESGCRTLLRLHRALRWLELFLERLRTSTEESKTSVMCSEAYNESLSQHHAWIIRKAAGTAFWALPGRATFFDVMNVGTPEQVVAMLGDALPLISEVYQVTENLYAQNNILDLP